CTGGCGGCCCGCAGTGGCCTGCCCGTCAAGACGCTTCGCTACTACGAAGAGCTCGGCCTGCTGCCTGCCGTGGGCCGAAGCCCCGGTGGTTACCGGCTCTTCAGTGAGGAAAGCCTGAGGCGCCTGGCCTTCATCCGCCGCCTCAAGGCCCTGGGTCTGAGCCTGGAGGAGATTCAGGAGTGCCTCGCACCCCACGACGCCGGGCTACTGCCTTGCCACGACATCCAGCAGCAACTCAGCCGCCAGATCGGGCGCATCGACGAACGCATCAAGGAGCTGGGCCTGCTGCGGGTGGAGCTGCAAACGCTGCTCGG
Above is a genomic segment from Cyanobium sp. ATX 6F1 containing:
- a CDS encoding heavy metal-responsive transcriptional regulator; this translates as MIIASPPQGLKIGVLAARSGLPVKTLRYYEELGLLPAVGRSPGGYRLFSEESLRRLAFIRRLKALGLSLEEIQECLAPHDAGLLPCHDIQQQLSRQIGRIDERIKELGLLRVELQTLLGNWQSDPLQDDAVICPNLQV